The stretch of DNA GTGTACAGCGGCATCCGAACGACGCAGGTCGTGCCATGACGAGCAATCGCGTCGTTCGGCGGCTTCCAGCTGTAGGTGCCTTCCCCATGCGCGCGGACACGATTCTCGCTTTCTCGAATGGCAAACGCAGGGGCCAAAAGGAAATGCATCGCGGGCGGCTGACAGACTACCGCCCGGCGTCGTCTCGCGATGTCTGGCTGAAGCGCGCACGAGGCGCGCAGCCCCCTCCTGCGCGCGGCCGCGAAGTCACCAGTGGGGATGAACCGGCCGGAAGATCGGCCGCCACAGATACCGTCTGGCGATCTGGCCGTAGCCGCTGTAGTAGAAGTTGCCGTTGGCCTCGAGCACCGCGCGACGGTTGCGGTGGAAATACCCGGGCATCTCGTACCACGGCATCGTCGGGCACCGATGGTGCACATGGTGCAGGTTGTTGTTGAGGAAGAGCAGCCCGAACACGGCATTCGACTCGACGATCGCGACCCGCTCGTGGGGCGAATCGTCCCAGCGGTGTTCGGTGAAGGAACGCAGGGCGCCCAGCATCATGCCCGGGTAGACGAAGCACAGCAGGTACTCGCCCAGGCCCATGCCCGAAACCCGGGTCACGTACCAGAGGACGGGCGCGGCGCTCAACGCGTGCACGAGCCAGATGCCAACGTGCGAGAAGTCGCCTGCGGCCAGTCGGCCCAGCTCCGCGCGCAGCATGTTGCCAAGACAAAGGCAGGGCCCCCCGATCAGCCGGAACGCGAGCGTCTGGTTGGCAGCGATGACCGCCCGCTGCACCGGGCCGTAGCCATCCCATGCGGCGGCCGAGTGGTAGACGCTCTCCGAATCCTTCTGCGGATGGGTGAGATGGAAGTTGACGTGGTGGGCGCTGTGGCTGCGGTGATAGAGCGGATAGGGAAGCCAGAGATTGAGCGGGGGCCAGACCAGTGCCCATCGAACGAGCTTCGGAATGCGGCGCATGGCGTGGATGGCTTCGTGCTGCAGCGAAGCGTGCAGTTGCCCGATGCAACCGCCCAGCACGAACAACAGCACGCCAGGGACGGCCGCATGTGCGAGGACCAGCGCCGCCCAGGCCAGATAGACGAATATCGCGAGAACCCAGGTCGGGGCTTCGCAACGCCGCCACCAGCGCGGCGCAGCGGCGGCGTTCGACGAGAGGGTGCGAGCGAGCGTGGTCATGCGGGCATGTCGAGGGAACGACAAGGAATCTTGCCTGGGGCCGAGGCATTCGCTTGCTCCCATTGCGCATGAGCACATGCACAAAATCTTTCCGGTCACAGCGGCCCATGCGCCTACAGTCCTTCCTTCATGGCCCGTCCGTCCTTGCCATCGTCCATCACGCCCCAGGCGCTTCACGGCCTGCTGCTGGACGACCAGGAACTCGCCCTTCTCGACGTGCGCGAGGCACGCGCGTATGTGGGCGGCCATCTGAACCTCGCGCGGCTCGCCCCGCTCTCCTGCCTGCCGCTCGACGTGCGCGCGCTGGTGCCGCGTCTCGGCACGCCGGTGGTGCTCGTCGATGCCGGCGACCCGCACGGCCCGGCGCCGCGTGCGGCAAAGCTGCTGGCCCGGCTCGGCTACACCGATGTGCGCACGCTGGCCGGCGGCACGGTCGCCTGGCAGGCGGCGGGCTTTGCGCTGATCGACGGCTATGGCACGCTCGTCAAGGCATTCGGAGGCCAGGTGCTGGCCCACCATGCGACGCCCACCTGGCAGGGCGATGCATTGCGGGCGCACCGGACGGCCGGTACGCCGGTGACCCTGATCGACGCGCGGCCCGCAGACGAATATGCGTTCCTGTCGCTTCCAGGCGCCGGCAATCACCCGGGCTGCGAACTCGCGCTGCGCCAATGGCCCGTCGATGCGCAAGCCGGCCCCTGGGTCGTCCACTGCTTCAGCCGCACGCGCGGCATCATCGGCAGCACCAGCTTGCGCCTGCTCGGTCATCCCGATGTGCACTTCCTCGAGGACGGCGTCATGCAGTGGGCGCTCGAAGGCGCGCCCGTCTTGCAGGACGCTTTGCCGGCTGTCGATCTGCCTGCAGCGTCCGATGAAGCCCTTCGCCGCCGGGCCGACGACCTGATCGCGCGCCACGACCTGCCGCTGCTGCACCCGGACCTGCTCTTGCGCCGGCAGGCCGAGGCCGACAGGACGCTCTACCTTTTCGATCTGCGGCCGGGCGCCGTCGTCGACGGCACCCCG from Variovorax sp. PBL-E5 encodes:
- a CDS encoding fatty acid desaturase — translated: MTTLARTLSSNAAAAPRWWRRCEAPTWVLAIFVYLAWAALVLAHAAVPGVLLFVLGGCIGQLHASLQHEAIHAMRRIPKLVRWALVWPPLNLWLPYPLYHRSHSAHHVNFHLTHPQKDSESVYHSAAAWDGYGPVQRAVIAANQTLAFRLIGGPCLCLGNMLRAELGRLAAGDFSHVGIWLVHALSAAPVLWYVTRVSGMGLGEYLLCFVYPGMMLGALRSFTEHRWDDSPHERVAIVESNAVFGLLFLNNNLHHVHHRCPTMPWYEMPGYFHRNRRAVLEANGNFYYSGYGQIARRYLWRPIFRPVHPHW
- a CDS encoding rhodanese-like domain-containing protein codes for the protein MARPSLPSSITPQALHGLLLDDQELALLDVREARAYVGGHLNLARLAPLSCLPLDVRALVPRLGTPVVLVDAGDPHGPAPRAAKLLARLGYTDVRTLAGGTVAWQAAGFALIDGYGTLVKAFGGQVLAHHATPTWQGDALRAHRTAGTPVTLIDARPADEYAFLSLPGAGNHPGCELALRQWPVDAQAGPWVVHCFSRTRGIIGSTSLRLLGHPDVHFLEDGVMQWALEGAPVLQDALPAVDLPAASDEALRRRADDLIARHDLPLLHPDLLLRRQAEADRTLYLFDLRPGAVVDGTPPGVGAVAGGQLLMHFENLIGTRGARIVLLDEPHRLRAAVTAFWLLQLNQAEVFILDGELPASWIAGRDSGEDLTASAGEGLSPAQLAALLRSAPARIRVIDVGPSADFERAHLPGADYLLPYTLEPVAALQRPGLAIVFTSPDGRAARWVTAEVRERWPDCHAEWLQGGTDAWRAAGRPTEQVWEPAQRLTPFEDDWGSVMRVPASHRDRAWTDYLVWERGLSARVVRDPTVRFRLF